GGGCATGGGCCACCCCTCTGCCGGCCTCACTGTCAGTCCAGTTGATGCTGTCATGATCTGGATTCCTtagacatttctgtttcttttttttattattgttttggtggtggtggtggtgtttggtgggtggtttttttgttgttttttttttgtttgtttgtttgttttttaaatcactatTCACTTCAATTAGGTGAGAACTTAATAGCATCCCACTAAACTATGTCCTGTAGCAGATTAGGGTACAAAACACAAGCACCGGGAGTGCAGCCATGGATATAGTATCACACCCTGGCCCAAACCAGAGCTGAGCTACAGGGGAACTACTGGAAAACAGAGATAAAGCAGACTTAAGCAATAGCAACAGTCAACAGGCAGTATAAGGAGATACATAAGTCCTACCCCAAAGCTATACCTGGCTCTTTTTCCATGGAGCTTTGTTTTCCCCACTTCTTTTTACCAGGGCCATTTGGATGCAGAGCAGTACTTTTTAGAGTGACTTGAAATTTTCACTCCACCTGACTGACATTTGGTCACATGCTGCTCTGGGACACACTTGGTGTCATGCTGCTGTGGGACACATTTGGTGGCACATTGCTGCTGTGAGACACACTTGGTGGCAcactgctgctgtgggacacaCTTGGTGGCAcactgctgctgtgggacacaCTTGGTGGCAcactgctgctgtgggacacaCTTGGTGGCacgctgctgctgtgggacacaCTTGGTGGCACACTGCTGCTGTGTGACATACTTGGTGGCACACTGCTGCTGTGAGACGCACTTGGTGGCacgctgctgctgtgggacacaCTTGGTCACAcactgctgctgtggggcaCATTTGGCGGCACATTGCTGCTGTGGGACACACTTGGTCACAcactgctgctgtggggcaCATTTGGCGGCACATTGCTGCTGTGAGACACAAGTTGTCTCACACTGCTGCGGGACACAAATGGTAGTACACTTTGTGGCACACTGCTGAGGCACACACTTGGTCACACACCTGGTCACACATTGCTGTGGGACGTATGTGGTGGCACACTGCTGAGGGACACAATCAGTCACGAACTGGTGTGAGACATACTTGGTTGCACGCTGCTGTGGGACACACGTGGTCACGCACCTGGGTGcacactgctgctgcagggggTATGTGGTCACACACTTCTGCGGGATGCACATGGTTGCACACTGCTGCTGCGGGGTGCTCTTGGTCAGGTACAGCTGCTGTGGCACACACGTGGTCACACACCTGGTTGGACACTGTTGCTGTGGGATGCACTTGCTTGCACACTTCTGCTGGGGGGCATAGTTGGTCACGCTCTTGGTTGCACGCTGTTGTGGCACGCTCTTGGTTGCACACTCTTGTGGCACACTCTTGGTTGCACACTGCTGCTGCGGCACACACTTGGTCACACAAGACTGCTGCGACTCACCCTTGGTTGCACACTGCTGCTGCGGTATGCAAGGTGTCACACAGCGAGTTACACATGGCTGCTGTAGGATGTGCTGGGTCACACACTGCTGCTGTGGCACACACTTGGTTGCATACTGCTGCTGTGGCACACACTTGGTCATGCACTGCTGTTGGGAGTAGGTGGAGGACATAATCCGCTGCCGGGGGATGCAGGGGGTCACATACTGTGGAGTGCACAGTGTCGAGTGCCAGGTAGGCACTGGTGAGTATCTGGTATGGTACATTGTCGGGCACTTGATGGGAATGGGTTCCTGGTAGACTGGAGGAAGATACTGCTGTATGTAGCACGACATCTTGGTGAGGTTTTGGCAGGACTGGAACAACATGTGAAAAAGCGAAGCCTTTAGACAAGCACCCGGCTGAGTTTCTTGAGGTCCTGTTGCTGCCCACACCACAGGGCCAGCTCACTTCACAAGGTGAAAGAGACACATACCACCCGTGCTACAGTCTCAAAACCAGGTCAGCAGCAGCTAGGGGTGCAACCCATCATTTTTAACTCTGAAACATGACACTAAGTCAAACAATGAGGAATTCAAAGGCATGCATCACTAAATATCTGGTGCCCATCACCTGGACCTCCAAGGGGGAGAGATGATCTTGGAGGTTGACAGAGGAATGGCTAATCTCAGAGCTGTCTTTCAACCATTAAATCcagttttcctctcctgtttttGGTTGGTGACTGCCTTTGACCTCTGGCTGGTGTGttgagcaaaaaaacccaacccagaAACAAGCTCTGAACCTCTGGCCACATC
This is a stretch of genomic DNA from Caloenas nicobarica isolate bCalNic1 chromosome 31, bCalNic1.hap1, whole genome shotgun sequence. It encodes these proteins:
- the LOC136000168 gene encoding keratin-associated protein 10-6-like; the encoded protein is MSCYIQQYLPPVYQEPIPIKCPTMYHTRYSPVPTWHSTLCTPQYVTPCIPRQRIMSSTYSQQQCMTKCVPQQQYATKCVPQQQCVTQHILQQPCVTRCVTPCIPQQQCATKGESQQSCVTKCVPQQQCATKSVPQECATKSVPQQRATKSVTNYAPQQKCASKCIPQQQCPTRCVTTCVPQQLYLTKSTPQQQCATMCIPQKCVTTYPLQQQCAPRCVTTCVPQQRATKYVSHQFVTDCVPQQCATTYVPQQCVTRCVTKCVPQQCATKCTTICVPQQCETTCVSQQQCAAKCAPQQQCVTKCVPQQQCAAKCAPQQQCVTKCVPQQQRATKCVSQQQCATKYVTQQQCATKCVPQQQRATKCVPQQQCATKCVPQQQCATKCVPQQQCATKCVSQQQCATKCVPQQHDTKCVPEQHVTKCQSGGVKISSHSKKYCSASKWPW